A portion of the Psilocybe cubensis strain MGC-MH-2018 chromosome 10, whole genome shotgun sequence genome contains these proteins:
- a CDS encoding Eukaryotic translation initiation factor 2D: MFKKPLSNLKTSAPLRSSDRRKLKQRAITSYSLTPEEGDVLVPDGILSVKFSTHVDEPGVAYLSSDGDPLWFTIGKGTELDLIPTIYTLWKKQDLLPYLSTPSAVTPILIGGADLMIPGVIHCPPALPPQQLVAIRQFIRKDGQPFISPPVAVGWMALPSDQLRTAAKEKGKAVHIAHTWKDHLWDMGSKSDIPDDTTISTGPGEETAGDSSDGENEDEGKSSATPPPHSDGPVSPSPEPSVTYSAAEVTELLDKSLLQAIKTSLPGSSFPIPATQFYSNYILPSRPAFPTLIVSPAGYIPSSSPRSDAPTVITDITIKTSTHKSLTAFLKVAEKASLLTLKPPQKNQPDVLVTSVNGSHPSVVDHASFVTVKDIETTAVKKAAREEKERESQAHKDIEIRELYKPHQTSIELFEGMGASKSDLYTIPEIRSLVNNYITSHNLVNAREQAYINLDELLYSCVSVKQKAKSKSKESESETPQFMKRDELTKKIIAKMQSWYEIRPDGRDPVTKKGTLTPVQVVMKVRQGRKASTLITGFEPFFVDAEEMAEDLRKACAGSTSVSPIPGKPAGAGLEVLVQGKQSTAVVEYLTAKGIPKKWIEVADLSGKK, encoded by the exons ATGTTCAAGAAACCTCTGAGCAATCTCAAGACTTCTGCCCCTCTCAGAAGCTCGGATCGTAGAAAGCTGAAGCAACGGGCTATCACAAGCTACAGTCTAACGCCGGAAGAGGGTGATGTCTTGGTGCCAGATGGGATTTTATCTGTGAAGTTTAGCACTCATGTTGACGAACCTGGC GTTGCATATCTGAGTTCCGATGGAGACCCTCTATGGTTCACCATTGGAAAAGGAACTGAATTGGATCTGATTCCAACGATCTATACGCTCTGGAAGAAACAAGACCTCCTTCCATACTTGTCTACGCCGTCAGCTGTTACACCGATACTGATTGGAGGAGCCGACTTGATGATACCCGGAG TCATACACTGCCCACCAGCACTTCCACCGCAACAACTTGTCGCCATTCGGCAGTTCATTAGGAAAGATGGACAGCCGTTTATCTCACCTCCAGTAGCTGTAGGGTGGATGGCACTTCCAAGTGATCAGCTTCGGACAGCTGCGAAGGAAAAGGGCAAGGCGGTACACATCGCACATACCTGGAAGGATCATCTGTGGGATATGGGTTCTAAGTCTGACATCCCAGATGACACCACCATTAGTACAGGACCTGGGGAGGAGACAGCAGGAGACTCAAGTGACGGTGAAAACGAAGATGAGGGCAAAAGTAGCGCTACTCCTCCTCCGCATAGTGATGGACCAGTTAGTCCCAGCCCTGAGCCATCTGTAACATATAGCGCCGCAGAAGTGACCGAACTACTCGATAAATCCTTACTACAAGCCATCAAGACATCACTTCCCGGTTCTTCATTCCCGATCCCTGCGACACAATTCTACTCGAATTACATCCTCCCATCGCGACCTGCTTTCCCCACCCTCATTGTCTCCCCCGCTGGGTATattccctcctcttctcccaGAAGTGATGCCCCAACAGTCATAACAGATATCACTATTAAAACTTCCACTCACAAGTCCCTGACTGCGTTTCTGAAAGTTGCCGAAAAAGCGTCTCTGCTCACTTTGAAGCCGCCACAGAAGAACCAACCTGATGTACTTGTTACGTCGGTCAACGGGTCTCATCCAAGTGTCGTTGACCATGCATCATTTGTCACAGTAAAGGATATCGAAACAACGGCCGTCAAAAAAGCAGCGcgcgaagaaaaagaaagagaaagccAAGCGCACAAGGATATTGAGATACGAGAGTTATACAAGCCTCATCAGACAAGCATAGAATTATTTGAAGGCATGGGGGCCAG CAAATCGGATCTGTATACAATTCCTGAAATTCGATCGCTAGTCAACAATTACATTACCTCCCACAACCTCGTTAATGCTCGCGAACAGGCATACATCAACTTGGACGAGCTGCTGTATTCTTGTGTGTCGGTGAAGCAAAAGGCAAAGTCAAAGAGCAAAGAATCGGAGTCCGAAACACCTCAGTTCATGAAGCGGGACGAGCTCACGAAGAAGATCATCGCTAAGATGCAAAGCTGGTATGAGATACGGCCAGATGGTCGTGATCCTGTTACAAA GAAAGGGACTTTAACACCTGTTCAAGTCGTAATGAAAGTCCGCCAGGGCCGTAAAGCATCGACTCTCATTACGGGATTTGAGCCCTTCTTTGTTGATGCAGAAGAAATGGCAGAAGACCTCCGTAAAGCTTGCGCTGGTTCTACATCTG TTTCTCCCATTCCAGGGAAGCCTGCGGGTGCTGGGCTGGAAGTTTTGGTGCAAGGAAAGCAATCTACGGCTGTTGTGGAATATCTTACCGCGAAAGGTATTCCGAAGAAATGGATCGAGGTTGCCGACCTTTCCGGAAAGAAATAA
- a CDS encoding Dimethyladenosine transferase, with product MPKATSDKFSRAHQPAVKKKDAQSSSSMTNPIFNTARFGQHILKNPATAQKIVDAANLKPTDKVMEVGPGTGNLTVKILEKAKHVTAIEMDPRMAAEVIKRVQGTPEQRKLEVVIGDFVKVDMPYFEVCISNTPYQISSPLVFRLLSHRPLFRVAILMFQREFAQRLVARPGTDMWSRLSANVQLYAKVDNIINVARNDFRPPPKVESSVVRLVPIDPPPPVKFEEFDGMNRIIFSRPNKTVRGNFQAKGVMKMLEQNRSTWLSLQEMPVDDDRPINTIVDDVLAELGYTENRAAKMDIDDLLKMLAAFHEAGIHFS from the exons ATGCCCAAAGCAACCTCGGACAAGTTTTCTCGGGCACACCAGCCGGCagtcaaaaagaaagacgcCCAGAGCTCGAGTTCAATGACCAACCCCATCTTCAATACAGCCAGGTTTGGTCAACACATTCTAAAAAATCCAGCGACTGCTCAAAA GATTGTTGATGCT GCAAACCTCAAACCAACCGACAAAGTGATGGAAGTAGGTCCGGGTACTGGCAATTTGACGGTCAAGATTTTGGAAAAGGCAAAGCACGTTACAGCCATCGAGATGGATCCTCGAATGGCAGCCGAGGTGATCAAACGTGTGCAGGGAAC TCCCGAGCAGCGGAAGTTAGAGGTCGTTATTGGCGACTTTGTCAAGGTTGACATGCCCTACTTTGAAGTCTGTATATCGAATACGCCGTACCAAATCTCATCGCCGCTTGTGTTTCGTCTGCTCTCGCACCGGCCTCTGTTCCGCGTCGCGATCCTCATGTTTCAACGTGAGTTCGCCCAGCGACTCGTTGCACGCCCGGGAACCGACATGTGGTCCAGATTGTCTGCCAACGTCCAG CTGTACGCCAAAGTCGACAATATCATCAACGTTGCGCGGAATGACTTCCGTCCACCACCGAAGGTCGAGTCGTCCGTTGTACGTCTTGTTCCTATCGACCCACCACCGCCCGTCAAATTTGAAGAGTTTGACGGCATGAATCGCATTATATTTTCCCGGCCCAACAAAACTGTCAGAGGCAATTTTCAGGCCAAGGGTGTGATGAAGATGCTAGAGCAGAATAGATCGACGTGGCTGTCGCTTCAGGAGATG CCAGTCGACGATGATAGGCCGATAAACACGATTGTGGATGACGTCCTCGCCGAATTGGGATATACAGAAAATCGTGCAGCCAAAATGGATATAGATGACCTCCTAAA AATGTTGGCTGCCTTCCACGAGGCTGGAATCCATTTCTCATAG
- a CDS encoding Altered inheritance of mitochondria protein 3 has translation MSPSPQDDTAQPGSNPNYSQAFQVRSRIKPIPFQLVQFVLSLPQFRATSAQQKGLRLHTRMCKHEIISMDATTPAKLWTVTMIVAKPVAPTSTKLPTIAVALRLQSGFERFSDAFATYFFCQKLTFMPYLFAELKAKAAKASSSGVEKFQNVRDRNTSVPMKNTNWDPYSGNPAPPPPPPRSLVNRNTKPALPPLPPPPSRTSSTALSPVNRSESVSPAPRLPPRGQSVSPAPPLPSRNKAAAPPPPPPRSSASVSYSKQTPVVLPPQTTGAGAGPPPIVRSTRPGSTQPPRVSPAAPAEEKIDWANLTPEDKQVFFAWLDEFFARFVPPTSSGAVKATDTGDITRQERELPSHAPPPPIRTASKPTSWVRPQAGTSPAFVLSHPPATTHGSSALDLAHYFAPTTHWDSAWYDSPSAPPIPPPVEGTTDHTYVSSWRSRNTSKTTNIGIFFSDLSIFWGSITYDTSNTDPNRGTTRHATYLPQPKPLGRDALIEAHEVYGETVALFAESFVGTGEYCARGECWDLANEALKYFAAYDYIPKPVPSISRTHGHLIFAGRASNDGRQMAGKWRGGDDRVRRGDITEWRRVRIGMGRSSPGGFFTLGDPDHTAVVVCDAVPASTPKDGGDLSPADLGVIVVVEQSVGQPPKRAEYDLGCFQEGEMWIYRPISMQAYLSVSDITAVPPDGLQGLQQL, from the exons ATGTCTCCGTCCCCACAAGATGACACGGCTCAGCCTGGAAGTAACCCTAATTATTCCCAAGCGTTTCAAGTCCGGTCGCGTATAAAACCCATCCCATTTCAGCTAGTCCAGTTCGTTCTTTCACTACCACAATTTCGAGCAACCAGTGCTCAACAAAAAGGCCTTCGCCTCCACA CTAGAATGTGCAAACACGAGAT CATTTCCATGGACGCTACTACACCGGCGAAACTCTGGACTGTAACAATGATTGTTGCAAAACCAGTCGCGCCCACAAGCACAAAACTGCCAACAATTGCGGTTGCGCTGAG gtTGCAATCAGGTTTCGAAAGGTTCTCAGACGCGTTTGcaacttattttttttgccaaAAGTTGACCTTTATGCCATATTTAT TCGCAGAGTTGAAAGCCAAGGCAGCGAAAGCGTCGTCGTCTGGCGTAGAAAAGTTTCAGAATGTACGCGACAGGAATACTAG TGTACCTATGAAAAACACGAATTGGGACCCTTACAGCGGAAACCctgcaccacctccacccccaCCGAGGAGTCTCGTGAACAGGAACACAAAGCCTGCCCTGCCTCCGTTACCACCGCCACCTAGTAGGACATCCTCTACAGCGCTGTCGCCTGTCAATCGCAGCGAATCAGTGTCGCCTGCACCTCGTCTTCCGCCCCGTGGGCAAAGTGTTTCCCCTGCTCCCCCGCTGCCGTCTCGGAATAAGGCTGCAGCGCcgccacctcctcctccgaggTCTTCCGCGTCGGTATCGTACAGTAAACAGACACCTGTAGTCCTGCCGCCACAAACAACGGGTGCAGGGGCAGGACCTCCTCCCATCGTCCGATCGACCCGTCCGGGTAGCACGCAGCCACCCCGAGTATCTCCAGCTGCTCCCGCCGAAGAAAAGATTGATTGGGCAAATCTTACTCCGGAAGATAAGCAGGTGTTTTTTGCCTGGCTTGACGAATTTTTTGCCCGCTTCGTTCCGCCGACGAGTAGTGGCGCCGTCAAAGCAACTGATACGGGCGATATAACGCGACAGGAGCGTGAATTACCTTCACAcgcacctccacctcccattCGAACAGCA AGCAAGCCCACGTCTTGGGTTCGTCCGCAGGCCGGCA CGTCACCCGCCTTTGTTTTATCCCACCCCCCTGCGACGACACATGGGTCATCCGCCCTCGATCTGGCCCACTATTTTGCACCGACGACACATTGGGATTCGGCGTGGTATGATTCACCTTCGGCTCCACCCATCCCGCCCCCCGTCGAGGGCACCACCGACCATACCTATGTCAGTTCATGGCGCTCCCGCAACACGAGCAAGACGACGAATATAGGAATATTCTTCTCCGACCTGAGCATCTTCTGGGGCAGCATCACTTACGACACCTCCAACACTGATCCAAATCGCGGCACGACGCGCCATGCCACGTACCTGCCCCAACCCAAGCCACTAGGGCGCGACGCGCTCATCGAGGCGCACGAGGTGTATGGCGAGACGGTCGCGCTGTTCGCCGAGTCGTTCGTCGGCACGGGCGAGTACTGCGCGCGGGGAGAGTGCTGGGATCTTGCTAACGAGGCGCTCAAATATTTCGCCGCGTACGACTACATCCCCAAGCCCGTGCCCAGCATCAGCCGCACACACGGACACCTCATCTTCGCTGGCCGGGCGTCTAACGACGGGCGCCAGATGGCGGGGAAATGGCGCGGCGGCGACGACCGCGTGCGCCGCGGAGATATCACCGAATGGCGGCGGGTGAGAATTGGCATGGGCAGGAGTTCCCCGGGGGGTTTTTTTACTTTGGGCGACCCAGACCACACGGCTGTCGTTGTCTGCGACGCAGTGCCCGCTTCGACCCCTAAAGACGGGGGCGATCTGAGTCCTGCGGATCTGGGGGTCATTGTCGTGGTGGAACAGAGCGTAGGACAGCCGCCAAAAAGGGCTGAGTACGATTTAGGTTGCTTCCAAGAGGGTGAGATGTGGATATATCGGCCAATCAGTATGCAGGCCTACCTAAGTGTGTCTGATATTACTGCCGTGCCTCCCGACGGGCTTCAGGGCTTGCAGCAATTGTAA